A stretch of Longimicrobium terrae DNA encodes these proteins:
- a CDS encoding DUF937 domain-containing protein, giving the protein MTNPDSTDILAQAGGIQAVAQQLGITEAQAASGAAALLPAIMGGFKNQAQANPAGAAGLGGLLNQLGGGAPPDAVTGSQPAAADSGNNILGQIFGSKDVSRTVAQDAAAKSGLSPELLKRMLPLLAMLVTAYLAKQHGAGGAGQGGLGGVLGGILGGAAGGNARSGMGSMLDLDGDGNALNDLLRMAGKALR; this is encoded by the coding sequence ATGACCAACCCCGACAGCACGGACATCCTGGCCCAGGCGGGCGGGATTCAGGCGGTGGCCCAGCAGCTGGGCATCACCGAAGCCCAGGCGGCGAGCGGGGCCGCGGCGCTGCTTCCCGCCATCATGGGCGGGTTCAAGAACCAGGCGCAGGCAAATCCGGCCGGTGCGGCGGGGCTGGGCGGCCTGCTGAACCAGCTGGGCGGTGGTGCCCCTCCGGACGCCGTGACGGGCTCGCAGCCCGCCGCGGCGGACTCGGGCAACAACATCCTGGGCCAGATCTTCGGCTCCAAGGACGTGAGCCGCACGGTGGCGCAGGACGCCGCGGCCAAGTCCGGCCTGTCGCCGGAACTGCTCAAGCGCATGCTGCCGCTGCTGGCCATGCTCGTGACGGCCTACCTGGCGAAGCAGCACGGGGCCGGTGGGGCGGGGCAGGGTGGATTGGGCGGTGTTCTGGGCGGGATTCTCGGTGGCGCCGCGGGCGGAAACGCGAGGTCCGGGATGGGCTCCATGCTCGACCTGGACGGCGACGGCAACGCCCTGAACGACCTTCTGCGGATGGCGGGAAAAGCGCTTCGGTAG
- a CDS encoding DUF3597 domain-containing protein: MGIFGGILSKLGLGGDDKDKAPTRPAGTPATTAPARPAGTPAPAAAPAAPVPVSVVDVEAHMEQLAAKTGHEVNWRHSIVDLLSLLEIDNSLAARKELAVELGCPPQLMDDSAKMNVWLHKTVLARIAANGGKVPQSLLDG, encoded by the coding sequence ATGGGTATCTTCGGAGGCATTCTTTCCAAGCTCGGGCTGGGCGGCGACGACAAGGACAAGGCCCCCACGCGGCCCGCGGGTACGCCCGCCACCACCGCTCCCGCACGGCCCGCCGGCACTCCCGCTCCCGCGGCGGCACCGGCGGCCCCGGTTCCCGTGTCGGTCGTGGACGTCGAGGCGCACATGGAGCAGCTCGCGGCCAAGACGGGGCACGAGGTGAACTGGCGCCATTCCATCGTGGACCTGCTCTCGCTGCTGGAGATCGACAACAGCCTCGCGGCCCGCAAGGAGCTGGCGGTGGAGCTTGGCTGCCCGCCCCAGCTCATGGACGACTCGGCCAAGATGAACGTGTGGCTGCACAAGACGGTGCTTGCCCGCATCGCCGCGAATGGCGGCAAGGTTCCCCAGAGCCTGCTGGACGGATGA
- a CDS encoding helix-turn-helix domain-containing protein, producing MRQLAEDAGLSYGVLRSWAMGRRTPTAENLSRMAEGFDHRAERLQRIAGELRDAAKHRA from the coding sequence ATGCGCCAACTCGCCGAGGATGCCGGGCTGAGCTATGGTGTGCTCCGTTCTTGGGCGATGGGGCGCAGGACACCTACGGCCGAAAACCTCTCGCGCATGGCTGAAGGGTTCGACCACCGGGCCGAGCGTCTCCAGCGAATCGCGGGTGAGTTGCGCGACGCTGCGAAGCACCGGGCTTAA